The DNA segment ACGGCATATTATTGTCTTTATGATTTATCTCATAGTCTTTTTTCTCCGGTCTGGTAAAATAGAAACATGTTCAAGGAAGGATGCCCAGGAAGCGCAGAGATACGGAGCCCCTCTCCTGAAGAGATCATCTGTTTCTGGTGTGATGCCAGGAATGAGATCTGGAGCGACGAGTCCGAGATGCACTGCAAGAATTGCGGCAAGCAGATAGCCCGCGATATGAAGCCCTCCTGCATTGCCTGGTGTCCGGCGGCAAAGGAATGCGTTGGGGCGGAGAAATACGAGAGGCTGATGAAGGCAATGATCAAGTAATAACTGCGTACGCTGTATGGATAAAAAACGAAAGCCCCTTCAGGTAATGAAGGGGCTTTCGTTTTCGTTTATAGAGACGAACGTTAGGCTGCTGTCACATTGACTGCTTTGGGGCCCTTCGGACCGTCAGCCACCTCAAAATTTACTTCCTGTCCCTCTGCAAGGGTTTTAAAGCCGTTGGACTGGATCTCCGAAAAATGCACAAAAACATCCACGCCATTCTCGCCTGTGATGAACCCGAAACCCTTGGACTCGTTGAACCACTTAACTTTTCCTTTCTGCATGCTGCTCTTTCCTCCTGAAATAATTTTTGGGCCCCGAAAAAAAATCCGAAACCTGTTATAAAGTATTGCACAGAAAAATTAGAGAAATCAAGCGCAATTTACCCTAATAGTGATCTGCTCCGTCAACCATGAGACGGGAGATATTCTTTGCGAAAAGAGCAGGGTCCTTTGGTTTCTGCCCGGAAAGCAGAAGTGCCTGGTCAAGGAGAAGCGCAGTATACTGTGCAAGGACCGGTGCGCTGCTGTCCTTTTCGAATATGCGGTTCATGGCGGCAAAGATCGGATGAGCGGGATTGATCTCGAGAACCTGCTTGTGTTCAGGAACCTCCTGCCCCATGGCCTTCAGCATTTTTTCCATGCGCGGATCAAGGTCGCCTTCGTCACCGACGAGACAGCAGGGAGAGTCCTTGAGGCGGCCGGAGAGGCGCACATCTTTCACGTCATCCTTTATTTGTGACTTGATATAATCCATGAGCTTGCCCAACTGTTTCTTTTCCTCTTCATGGTCGGCTGTCCTGTCAAGGCTTATGTCGCCCTTAAGTACGGATTTGAACTTCTTGCCCTTGTATTCGAAGCCGCTGAAGATGAAGTCATCGATGTCATCTGCCATGAAGAGCACCTCATAACCCTTTTCCGCAAAGACCTCGAGGTACGGAGATGCCTTCATCTCCTGCAGGGAAGGGCTGGTTATGAAGTAGATCTCGTTCTGTCCGTCCTGCATGCCGGATACATAGTCATCAAGCGTCCTGAGCTTGTCTCCTTCGGCCTTCGTAGAACTGAACAGGAGAAGGTCGGCGATAGTCTCTTTCCTTGCAAAATCGAGGTGCAGGCCTTCCTTGAGGATCCTGCCGAACTCGCGGTAGAACTGAAGGAAGGTGTCATAGTGTTCCTGCTTCATTTCAGCAAGGGTATCCAATACTTTTTTCGTGATATTGTTCTTTATTACCGTGATCTGCCGGTTGTTCTGGAGTATCTCGCGCGACACGTTAAGCGGCAGGTCTGAGGAATCAACTACGCCTTTTACGAACCTGAGATAGGCCGGAATAAGCTCCTCGCAATGGTCCATGATCTGCACCTTCCTGACATAAAGGGCAGGGCCCATCTTAAACTCCTTGTAAAAGATGTCGAGCGGGGCATGGGACGGCAGATAGAGAAGGCAGGTGAACTCTGACGTGCCTTCGGCCTTGTAGTGGATGACCTTGAGAGGATCGGAGAAGTCGTGGGACAGGTGTTTGTAGAATTCACTGTGTTCGCTGTCAGTGATCTCTGCTTTATCCCTGAGCCAGATGGCCTTCCCGGTATTGATCTGCTCATCTTTCTTTATTTTAACCTTTAAGGTCTTGTCGAGCGCTGACTCTTCTTCCCGTTCGATCTCAAGCATGATCGGGTATTCGATGTAATCAGAGTACTTCCGCACAACATCCCTGATCTGCCATTCGTCCAGATATGCTCTTTCCTCCTGTTTGATATGCAGGATGACATCTGTGCCCGGTGTCTCTTTTGTATAATCCTCGATGGTGAACGTGCCGTCAGCTGTTGATTCCCACCTGATCCCGGTCTTGTCCTTTGATCCTGCCCTGCGTGAAAGCAGCGTGACCCGGTCGCTTATCATGTACGAGGAGTAGAAGCCGACGCCGAACTGTCCGATAAGGTCAGGACTGTCCTTTACCGCCTTTTCTTTCAGTGTCGTAAGGAATTCCCTGGTACCTGAGTGGGCTATGGTCCCCAGTGCCCTGATCGCCTCGTCTCTGGTCATTCCTATGCCGTTGTCGCTGATCGTTAATGTTGCGGCATCCTTGTCAGCAGATATCCTGATCTTCCACTCGCCTTTCTGTTCGAGGATATCAGGATCGGTAAGGGACTCGTATCGCGCCTTGTCAATGGCATCTGAAGCATTTGAGAGGAGTTCCCTGATGCTTATTTCCTTATGGGAGTACAACGAGTGGATCATAAGATCGAGGAGCTGGTTGACCTCGGTCTTGAATTCGAATTTTTCGGCTGTCATCTTTTCTAACCTCTTTCTGTGATATTTATTAGCACTCGCCGGTGACGAGTGCTAACTTATTTATATTACAAAGTAATTTATCATGTCAAGGATAAAGACGATCGGAAAGGTGAAAAAAGTCCTGTTTACTGCGGGTGAAAGAGGAGGGGCCTTCCGGCCCCTCCCCATATTTTAGAATTCTACGTCAAAGGTAAGATAGATATTATTCGCTTTTCTGAGAGGCGGATACATTTGAGCATCCATCGGATTAAAGGTATTCAGGTCGCTGATCTTTTTCGGTTCTCCAAGCCATCCGTTGCTGCCGGTATAGTTGAAGTTATAGTGCTGAAATCCCAGTCTCACAAAGGCCTTGCCCAGTTTTGAGATCGGCTTGCTCCTGATCTCCTGGATCAGGTAGGCCTCATACACATCGCCCCTTGTGCCGAGTTTGCTTGCCCACATATCATCTGCTGCCGGGGCAAAGGCTATCCAGTATTTGGAGCCGTGGTTGTATTCCAGCCCGATCTTCGTGCCGGTGGCCTTGACATCGTACCGAGCGCCGAGATAGACCGCTGAACCGGTATGGTTTTCTCTCGACGTTCCATCGTTAAGAAGGCCATAGTCGCCGGTAAACTGCATATCGCCGGTATCGAAGCTGCCGTTGCCGTTCATATCCATAAAGCCGAAAGGAAGAGAATACGTCCTGCCGCTCGGATGGGACCTGCTCATGGCTGCCGATGCGAAAAGGTTCAGGTCGCCGGGTCCGACATTGTTGATCTTGCCCATCACGAGACTGCCCAGCTGATCGATATCTCCGACGTTTGCCTGCACATCTCCCCAGGCTGGTATCGGCGGGTTGCTCATCATGTTAAAGGCTCTGTTCCACTGCAGCTCAACGCGGAGATTTTCCGTGTCGTATGGAACAATGTTCAGGCCGATCAGGTCCGTATCCTTCAGTCCGTTGTTCAATGGTCTCATGCCGCTGTCAAAGCCCCTGCCGTAGCAGAGCTTGGCATAGGCGCCAGGAAGGATATCAATGTCCGGAGCAACGCCGAGGGTCATACCGTCAAAGGCATAGTCGACAAGGAGAGCCGGAACTCCGGAGTTTCCGCTATATTCCCTGTTCTGGCGCAGATTGGAAGGGACGCCGCCGGTGGAAGGTCTTCTGCCTACAGAGAACCAGACCGGCTGGTTGGCGATGTTGCTCCAGGTAGCAAAGGCCTGGTCAACCCGCAGCACGCTGTCCTGAGGGATGTGACTTACGTTGCCGTCAAATACACCCGACTTCTCGGGGGAGAAGAACTGGTCAGATACAGCGCTTGAGTCACTTCCGCCAAATGTCTTGTACATAAGCAGTCTGGCCTTGACCGTAATATCCTCGGTTGCCCGTGCCCTGAGATTCAGCCCGAGACGGTTTGTCATAAGAGTGTCGTTCTTCGGATCGTAGCTGCTGGTCGGCCTTGTATAGGTGTACATGTTGACACCTGGGATGGGAGAGGGCAGGGGTCCATACTGGGTCGTCGGATCATACTGCATATAATCGTGCACGTCGCCCCTCAATGAATCGAGCCTGAAGCGGTAATCGCCGCCGATCTCAAGCCAGGAAGGTTTCTTTGCATCGTCTGCCTTCTTCTCGACTTTCGTGATCCTCTGTTCTTTTACTTCGTCCTTTTTCTGGATCTCC comes from the Nitrospirota bacterium genome and includes:
- the htpG gene encoding molecular chaperone HtpG, giving the protein MTAEKFEFKTEVNQLLDLMIHSLYSHKEISIRELLSNASDAIDKARYESLTDPDILEQKGEWKIRISADKDAATLTISDNGIGMTRDEAIRALGTIAHSGTREFLTTLKEKAVKDSPDLIGQFGVGFYSSYMISDRVTLLSRRAGSKDKTGIRWESTADGTFTIEDYTKETPGTDVILHIKQEERAYLDEWQIRDVVRKYSDYIEYPIMLEIEREEESALDKTLKVKIKKDEQINTGKAIWLRDKAEITDSEHSEFYKHLSHDFSDPLKVIHYKAEGTSEFTCLLYLPSHAPLDIFYKEFKMGPALYVRKVQIMDHCEELIPAYLRFVKGVVDSSDLPLNVSREILQNNRQITVIKNNITKKVLDTLAEMKQEHYDTFLQFYREFGRILKEGLHLDFARKETIADLLLFSSTKAEGDKLRTLDDYVSGMQDGQNEIYFITSPSLQEMKASPYLEVFAEKGYEVLFMADDIDDFIFSGFEYKGKKFKSVLKGDISLDRTADHEEEKKQLGKLMDYIKSQIKDDVKDVRLSGRLKDSPCCLVGDEGDLDPRMEKMLKAMGQEVPEHKQVLEINPAHPIFAAMNRIFEKDSSAPVLAQYTALLLDQALLLSGQKPKDPALFAKNISRLMVDGADHY
- a CDS encoding DUF3373 family protein translates to MRLFLAAMIALSIIFPLPALAVDQADLVKKIEDLTRELDKVKQQMQEIQKKDEVKEQRITKVEKKADDAKKPSWLEIGGDYRFRLDSLRGDVHDYMQYDPTTQYGPLPSPIPGVNMYTYTRPTSSYDPKNDTLMTNRLGLNLRARATEDITVKARLLMYKTFGGSDSSAVSDQFFSPEKSGVFDGNVSHIPQDSVLRVDQAFATWSNIANQPVWFSVGRRPSTGGVPSNLRQNREYSGNSGVPALLVDYAFDGMTLGVAPDIDILPGAYAKLCYGRGFDSGMRPLNNGLKDTDLIGLNIVPYDTENLRVELQWNRAFNMMSNPPIPAWGDVQANVGDIDQLGSLVMGKINNVGPGDLNLFASAAMSRSHPSGRTYSLPFGFMDMNGNGSFDTGDMQFTGDYGLLNDGTSRENHTGSAVYLGARYDVKATGTKIGLEYNHGSKYWIAFAPAADDMWASKLGTRGDVYEAYLIQEIRSKPISKLGKAFVRLGFQHYNFNYTGSNGWLGEPKKISDLNTFNPMDAQMYPPLRKANNIYLTFDVEF
- a CDS encoding cold-shock protein, whose protein sequence is MQKGKVKWFNESKGFGFITGENGVDVFVHFSEIQSNGFKTLAEGQEVNFEVADGPKGPKAVNVTAA
- a CDS encoding phosphohydrolase; amino-acid sequence: MFKEGCPGSAEIRSPSPEEIICFWCDARNEIWSDESEMHCKNCGKQIARDMKPSCIAWCPAAKECVGAEKYERLMKAMIK